The DNA window TGAGCTCACCATCAAAGCGCTCGCGGGCGTACCTCACGACTTTCAGACTCTCCTCCACAGAAGGCTTCGGGACGTTCTCCATCTCTGTACCCTTTGTCGGGATTAGGACGTCGAGGACGAGAACATCTATCGGGTAGTTCACCAGCATGTCTATGGCCTTGTACTCCCACCATATCTTTCCAAAGTCGAGGCCAATTGTTATGTGCGGTGCAACTCTCACTCCGGCTTCTGTTAGCAGGTCAAGGACTCTCAGGTAATCCCCAACCGTCTTGTCTATCTTGTAAACGCGCCTTATCACGTCGTTATCTCCAACGAAGTCGAGGGAAACCGCATCGACATACTTTATCCACTCCAGGTCGCTCTCGTCGATGAAGCCGACGTGGGCGTTGAGTTTCAGGTTCGTTCTCCTCTTAATCTCTCTTATCTCATCGGCGTAGAAGTCGAGCGGAACCTTTAGGCGTCCGTCCATTCCACCGCTTAGGAGACAGCCG is part of the Thermococcus stetteri genome and encodes:
- a CDS encoding radical SAM protein — its product is MPKEKKKLKIYIPGIKFPSISLTGNACALNCSHCGRHYLEGMKKPERGELLNYCLRLAEEGYLGCLLSGGMDGRLKVPLDFYADEIREIKRRTNLKLNAHVGFIDESDLEWIKYVDAVSLDFVGDNDVIRRVYKIDKTVGDYLRVLDLLTEAGVRVAPHITIGLDFGKIWWEYKAIDMLVNYPIDVLVLDVLIPTKGTEMENVPKPSVEESLKVVRYARERFDGELSIGCMRPLGRWRLEFDRGAVLAGVDRLTNPPRKVIEWAKTVRDVEIIYECCVM